The following proteins come from a genomic window of Helicobacter canadensis MIT 98-5491:
- the dnaA gene encoding chromosomal replication initiator protein DnaA yields the protein MHPVLLQLKREITPFEFDNYITQLSFNEKYSRDDRIIFNAPNNIIASWIKTKYSSKIAQLFENQNGYKPEIIIEVFNPNKKKENKNNIKKIQNATNLNPSLTFNSFIVGNSNSFAFNVAKAVAQNQSTIYNPLVIYGNTGLGKTHLLNAIGNTNANVGKSVIYTTSEQFLNDYLLHIRNNTMDRFREKYRACDYLLIDDIQFLSGKNQIQEEFFHTFNELKKNNKQIVLTSDRPPKDMNGLEERLKTRFTSGLLADIQPPELETKINIINAKCELDGIHLSPKIIDFIAANINDNIREIEGVLVKLNFSINVTNIQEITIDFVRDILKEYIKESKENINMDRIIENVAKYYNIKPSEIRSKSRSKNIVTARKIVIYLARTLTPNSMLSLADYFDMKDHSTVSKAMKSIQEEINKNPNFKTIIEELKNKIK from the coding sequence TTGCATCCTGTTTTATTACAACTCAAAAGAGAAATTACACCTTTTGAATTTGACAATTATATTACTCAACTTAGTTTTAATGAAAAATATTCTCGTGATGATAGAATCATTTTTAATGCCCCAAATAATATTATTGCAAGTTGGATAAAAACAAAATATTCTAGTAAAATTGCTCAACTTTTTGAAAATCAAAATGGTTATAAGCCTGAAATTATTATTGAAGTTTTTAATCCTAATAAAAAGAAAGAAAATAAAAACAATATTAAAAAAATTCAAAATGCCACTAATCTCAATCCTTCTTTAACCTTTAATTCTTTTATTGTTGGAAACTCTAATAGTTTTGCTTTTAATGTCGCAAAAGCTGTGGCTCAAAATCAAAGCACAATTTATAATCCTTTAGTAATTTATGGCAATACTGGATTAGGCAAAACGCACTTACTCAATGCCATTGGAAACACAAATGCTAATGTTGGAAAATCCGTTATTTACACAACTAGTGAGCAATTTTTAAATGATTATTTACTTCACATACGCAACAATACTATGGATAGATTCCGAGAAAAATATCGTGCTTGTGATTATTTACTTATTGATGATATTCAATTTTTAAGTGGTAAAAATCAAATCCAAGAAGAATTTTTTCACACCTTTAATGAACTCAAAAAAAATAATAAACAAATTGTGCTTACTTCTGATAGACCACCAAAAGATATGAATGGATTAGAAGAACGATTAAAGACGCGATTCACTTCAGGGCTTTTAGCAGACATTCAACCTCCAGAATTAGAAACAAAAATTAATATTATTAATGCCAAATGTGAATTAGATGGGATTCACTTAAGTCCAAAAATCATTGATTTCATCGCGGCTAATATTAATGATAATATCCGCGAAATTGAAGGGGTTTTGGTTAAACTTAACTTTTCAATTAATGTAACTAATATCCAAGAAATAACCATTGATTTTGTAAGAGATATTCTCAAAGAATATATTAAAGAATCAAAAGAAAATATTAATATGGATAGAATCATAGAAAATGTCGCAAAATATTATAATATCAAACCTTCAGAGATTCGCAGTAAAAGTCGCTCCAAAAATATCGTAACAGCTAGAAAAATCGTCATCTATTTAGCCCGCACACTTACTCCAAATTCTATGCTTTCTTTGGCAGATTATTTTGATATGAAAGATCATAGCACTGTTAGTAAAGCAATGAAAAGTATTCAAGAAGAAATCAACAAAAATCCAAACTTTAAAACTATTATTGAAGAATTAAAAAACAAAATCAAATAA